The sequence CGGCATGCAGCGACGGGACATATTCGAAGTGCTCGTTGCCGCCCTCGTCCTTCGCGCGATAGAGCGCAAGGTCGGCATTGCGCATCAGCATCTCTACCGTGTTGCCGTCGCGAGGGCCGATGGCCGAGCCCACGCTGGCACCGATGAAGAGGTTGTGATTGTCGATCACATAGGGCTGCGACAGGGTGTGGATGATGGAATCCGCCAGCTGCTCCACCCGGCTACGATCGCTGGCATCGCGCATCACCACCGCAAATTCGTCCCCGCCAAGGCGTCCGCACTGCTCGTTCTCAGTCATCACTTCGGCAAGACGCCGCGAAACCTTCGCCAGCAGCTTGTCGCCGATGTGGTGCCCCAGTGAATCGTTGACCGCCTTGAAGCGGTCGAGGTCGATCATCAGGAAGGCGCAGCGCGTCTTCCACTTGTCAGCATAGCGCATCGCCTCGCCCAGCGCCTCGTTCAGCATCAGGCGGTTGGGCAAGCCGGTCAGCGTGTCATAGCGTGCGAGGTAGGCGATCTTCTCGTCGCGGTCGCGTTGTTCGGTGACGTCGGAACCGACCCCGCGGAAGCCGATGTAGGCCCCGTTCTCGTTGTGCAGCGGCGTGCCCGAAAGCTCCCACCAACGGCGACCGCCTTCAAGTTCCACCTGCACCAGCAGGTTGGAGAAGTGTTCGCGGTTCTTCAGCTTCTCGGCCAGCTCGTGCAGGCTGGGTGCGAAATTGCCGCTTTCCCAGGCCGACCCGGCAATCCGCTTGATGAAGCTTTCGCCTTCGATCTCGTTCGGCTGGGCCCCCAGCGCAAAGGCGAAACGCGGCGATGCGCTGCGAATGCGGCGGTTGGTATCGACCTGCCACAGCCAGTCGGATTCCTTCTCCTCGAACTCTCGCAACAGCAGCGAGACGACCTCGTCCTTCTCCGCAACGCCCGCCTCGGCGATCCTGGCGGAGAGATAGGTGCGTGCCGAGCGCAGGGCCGCGACGACGATGGCAATGGTGTAGCCGATGCTGGCGATGGCGAACCCGAAGTTGCTGACCAGCAGGAAAGACGCCGTAGCAGCCACCCCCACGATGAGGTCGAACACCACGATGGCGACCGGTGCGCTCGACATGGCTGCGGCGCTGCCGGCGATGAGCATGGCGACGAGCGCCCAGAGGGCATAGTGTTCGGTGGTGCCACCGAGCGGCACGAAGAACAGCAGGGCCGCAACCCAGGGAACGGTGCAGCCGGCTACGCCCAGGGCCTGACGGAAGAACTCGCTTCGCAGCGAGCCGCGCTTGTCCGCATCGACAAACTTGTTTTCCAGCCGGCCGACGTTCCAGACGGCAGCCACGATGGTGAGCAGCCACAGGCCGAGGATCCAGTGAGCGATGACATCGGCATAGAGCGTGACGGCCAGCATCGCGGCGAGGCCGTGCGAGCCGATCCGGATCGGATTGACCTTGGGCAGCTCGGCGTACTGGAGCGAGCGCAGGCGGGTCCAGTCGCCCTCTCCGGGGTCGCGCAGGCCGATAACCTGCAACGCGTTCAACCGCAGAGGCAGGCTTGGCAGACCAGAATGCTTGTCGCTCACGCGGTCTTGGTACCCGCGGAATGGTTATTGTGCGGTAAAGTCGCAGCCTTGCGATTAGGTGAATCGAATCCCTATTCGACGGTCACCGATTTCGCGAGATTTCGCGGCTGGTCGACGTCCGTGCCCTTGGCGACGGCGACGTGATAGGCCAGCAATTGCACCGGCACGGCATAGACCAGCGGCGCAATCAGCGGATGCACCTTGGGCATCTCGATCACGGCCATGCAGCCTTCGCCCGCCTGGTCGATGCCTTCCCGGTCGGAAATCAGCACCACCTTGCCCCCGCGCGCCTGCACTTCCTGCATGTTGGACACGGTCTTCTCGAACAGCGGACCCGAAGGCGCCAGCACGATGACCGGAACGGCGTCGTCGATCAGCGCAATGGGCCCATGCTTCATCTCGCCGCTGGCATAGCCTTCAGCGTGGATATAACTGATTTCCTTCAGTTTCAGCGCGCCTTCCAAGGCCAGCGGGAAGTCCGCCCCGCGGCCGAGGTACAGCACGTCGCGCGCCGGGGCGATGAGGTGCGCCATGTCGGCAATTTCCTCGTCATGGTCGAGCGCGGCATTGAGGCACGCAGGCGCTTCGAGCAGGTGCTCGACCACCTTGGCCTCTTCCTCGCGGCCCATCAGGCCCTTCTTCACCGCGAAATGCGCGGCCAGCGCGGCCAGCACGGCCAGCTGGCAGGTGAAGGCCTTGGTCGAGGCGACGCCGATTTCCGGTCCGGCGTGCGTGGGCAGCAACAAGTCTGCCTCGCGCGCCATGGAGCTGGTGGGCACGTTCACCACCGCCGCGATCACCTGGCCCTGCGCCTTACAGTGCTTGAGCGCGGCCAGCGTGTCGGCTGTCTCGCCGCTCTGGCTGATGAACAGCGCCAGGCCACCATCGGGCAGAATCGGCTCGCGGTACCGGAACTCGGAGGCGAAATCGATGTCGACCGGGACGCGGGCGAACTGTTCGAACCAGTACTTTGCGACCATGCCGGCGTAGTACGAGGTGCCACAGGCCACGATGGTGACACGGTCGATGGCGGAAATGTCGAAGTCGATCTGCGGCAGGGCCACGCGCTGTTCGCTGGGCCGCAGGTAGGACCGCAGCGTCTGCGCCACCACGGTCGGCTGCTCGAAGATCTCCTTCTGCATGAAGTGGCGATAATTGCCCTTCTCGATGGCAGCGGCAGAGGCCCCCGAAGTGCCGATCTCGCGTTCGACGACATTCCCGTCGACGTCCCGGATCGTCGCGGATTCGCGGGTGATCGTGACCCAGTCGCCCTCTTCGAGATAGGCTATCTGCTGGGTCAGCGGAGCGAGCGCCAGCGCATCGGAACCAAGGAACATCTCACCCTCGCCGTAACCGACGACGAGCGGCGAACCGAGGCGCGCGCCGATCAGCAGGTCCGGATTGTCACGGAAGGTGATGGCGAGCGCGAACGCGCCGCGCAGGCGCGGCAGGACATCGGCGACGGCCTCTTCGGGCGACTTGCCGCCTTCGATCTCGCGGCTGATCAGGTGAACGACGACCTCGGTGTCGGTTTCGCTTTCCAGCGTGCGACCGGCTTCGCGCAGTTCGTCGCGCAGTTCCTTGAAATTCTCGATGATACCGTTGTGCACCAGCGCGACATGCTCGGTCGCGTGGGGGTGGGCGTTCTTCTCGGTCGGTGCACCGTGTGTTGCCCAGCGGGTGTGGGCGATGCCGGTGTGGCCGGGGGCCGGATTGGCGGCCAGCACCTCGACGAGGTTGTTCAGCTTGCCCTCGGCCCGGCGGCGCACCAGCGCGCCGCCGTTGACCGTGCAGACGCCGGCACTGTCGTACCCGCGATATTCCATGCGCCTGAGGCCATCCACCAGCCGCGCCGCAACATCACGTTCGCCGACAATTCCGATAATTCCGCACATGCTTGCGATGGCCCCTCAAATTCATGCGGTCCCAAGTACCGCGGTTGCCTGGAAAAACCTGTAAGGTCGATTGCTCGTTCTTGCCAAGCGCCGACTGAACCTGCGCTGGCACAAAATCAGCCGGTGAACACTTCCGCCTCGCAGGCGACGGGAATCATTTCGCCGAGGTTGATCGAGGCAGTGTTGGCATCCTCCGCATCGGGCACGATGGCGTAAGGCGCGAGGACCTGCCGGACGAATCCGGGCGCTTCGAGGTGAATCCGGATGGCCTGCTCGAATTCCTTCGCCGGATCCTGGATCTGCACCGCCGCCACCAGGCTGGCCGCGACGATGACCCCGTCC is a genomic window of Aurantiacibacter sp. MUD11 containing:
- a CDS encoding putative bifunctional diguanylate cyclase/phosphodiesterase — its product is MSDKHSGLPSLPLRLNALQVIGLRDPGEGDWTRLRSLQYAELPKVNPIRIGSHGLAAMLAVTLYADVIAHWILGLWLLTIVAAVWNVGRLENKFVDADKRGSLRSEFFRQALGVAGCTVPWVAALLFFVPLGGTTEHYALWALVAMLIAGSAAAMSSAPVAIVVFDLIVGVAATASFLLVSNFGFAIASIGYTIAIVVAALRSARTYLSARIAEAGVAEKDEVVSLLLREFEEKESDWLWQVDTNRRIRSASPRFAFALGAQPNEIEGESFIKRIAGSAWESGNFAPSLHELAEKLKNREHFSNLLVQVELEGGRRWWELSGTPLHNENGAYIGFRGVGSDVTEQRDRDEKIAYLARYDTLTGLPNRLMLNEALGEAMRYADKWKTRCAFLMIDLDRFKAVNDSLGHHIGDKLLAKVSRRLAEVMTENEQCGRLGGDEFAVVMRDASDRSRVEQLADSIIHTLSQPYVIDNHNLFIGASVGSAIGPRDGNTVEMLMRNADLALYRAKDEGGNEHFEYVPSLHADAEERRTMEAALRNAVSNEELELNFQPVVNAKTETVVSFEALLRWNSEELGFVSPAKFIPLAEDTRLIVPIGDWVLHQACKEATNWTDDIKVAVNVSGEQLLEPNFPATIVRALAETGLPAHRLEIEVTESVFLRDGRTARQTLEEITALGCSIALDDFGTGYSSLGYLRTLRFSTIKVDRSFVQGAAQDNQESLAIIRAVVAMARSLEMSTTAEGVEDAEQAALIRELGCTKIQGYYFGRPMKALEARSLVSKRRTRAA
- the glmS gene encoding glutamine--fructose-6-phosphate transaminase (isomerizing), which gives rise to MCGIIGIVGERDVAARLVDGLRRMEYRGYDSAGVCTVNGGALVRRRAEGKLNNLVEVLAANPAPGHTGIAHTRWATHGAPTEKNAHPHATEHVALVHNGIIENFKELRDELREAGRTLESETDTEVVVHLISREIEGGKSPEEAVADVLPRLRGAFALAITFRDNPDLLIGARLGSPLVVGYGEGEMFLGSDALALAPLTQQIAYLEEGDWVTITRESATIRDVDGNVVEREIGTSGASAAAIEKGNYRHFMQKEIFEQPTVVAQTLRSYLRPSEQRVALPQIDFDISAIDRVTIVACGTSYYAGMVAKYWFEQFARVPVDIDFASEFRYREPILPDGGLALFISQSGETADTLAALKHCKAQGQVIAAVVNVPTSSMAREADLLLPTHAGPEIGVASTKAFTCQLAVLAALAAHFAVKKGLMGREEEAKVVEHLLEAPACLNAALDHDEEIADMAHLIAPARDVLYLGRGADFPLALEGALKLKEISYIHAEGYASGEMKHGPIALIDDAVPVIVLAPSGPLFEKTVSNMQEVQARGGKVVLISDREGIDQAGEGCMAVIEMPKVHPLIAPLVYAVPVQLLAYHVAVAKGTDVDQPRNLAKSVTVE